A window of the Desulfobacula toluolica Tol2 genome harbors these coding sequences:
- a CDS encoding type IV pilus modification PilV family protein yields MTNCNEQTGYFSLVCPQKNRKIAVRIFDNFHIKTNQKGFTLLEIMVAVSIIAIAFTSVIKLHTQTVAMNIGSNFYAKAPLLAQRIIAEWEISTATDTAPLAVSDSLKDFPGFTFDINHEELDFENLYSGNQDDNYRLLVEIVCTILYKNGEYHYTVKSLRLISQ; encoded by the coding sequence TTGACTAACTGCAACGAACAGACCGGGTATTTCTCCTTGGTTTGCCCACAAAAAAACAGAAAAATTGCTGTTCGGATTTTTGATAACTTTCATATAAAAACAAATCAAAAAGGATTCACCCTTCTTGAAATCATGGTGGCTGTTTCCATTATCGCCATTGCATTTACAAGTGTAATAAAACTTCACACCCAGACCGTAGCCATGAATATTGGATCAAACTTTTATGCAAAAGCACCGCTTCTTGCACAAAGAATCATCGCGGAATGGGAAATCTCAACGGCAACTGATACTGCCCCCCTGGCCGTAAGCGATTCCCTGAAGGATTTCCCGGGTTTCACCTTTGACATAAACCATGAAGAACTTGATTTTGAAAACCTGTATTCCGGGAATCAGGATGACAATTACAGATTGCTTGTTGAAATTGTCTGTACGATTCTTTATAAGAATGGTGAATATCATTACACTGTCAAGTCCTTAAGATTAATATCCCAATGA
- a CDS encoding pilus assembly FimT family protein, with amino-acid sequence MNRISPHSGFTLMELIVVLFIISIMMTFAVPEFSGKIFRSDTETTLNWIIFNVNKLKTESRHQDKDLFMCISPDTNTISIKETQPDPDVSDKETICEFLLPEDVRLDGIDFNIPGQTTDNDLCVKFYKKGYSDHAIIHLSDNDGNTFSCLIQPFLHKVNIYEGYIQFD; translated from the coding sequence TTGAATAGAATATCACCCCATTCCGGTTTCACACTCATGGAACTGATTGTGGTTCTCTTTATCATCAGTATCATGATGACATTTGCTGTTCCTGAATTCAGCGGGAAAATTTTCAGAAGTGATACTGAGACCACCTTGAACTGGATTATTTTTAATGTCAACAAATTGAAAACAGAATCCCGGCATCAGGACAAAGATCTCTTTATGTGCATAAGCCCGGACACAAACACCATAAGCATCAAAGAAACCCAACCTGATCCGGACGTGTCAGACAAAGAAACCATTTGTGAATTTTTACTGCCCGAAGATGTCCGTCTTGACGGAATCGACTTCAACATTCCAGGACAGACAACTGATAATGACTTATGTGTTAAATTTTACAAAAAAGGATATTCGGATCATGCGATCATCCATCTTTCAGACAATGACGGAAACACTTTTTCCTGTTTAATCCAACCTTTTCTTCACAAAGTCAACATTTATGAAGGATATATTCAATTTGACTAA
- the gspG gene encoding type II secretion system major pseudopilin GspG, which produces MVKKTVTNIRGFSLIELMVVIVILGILAGMIMPKLMGRTDDAKQVKAQVDIAALTTALQLYKLDNGDYPTTEQGLKALIEPPDKEEGTGNWKKGGYLEKSTLPKDPWKRQFIYLSPGIHGEYDIISYGADGVPGGEDKNKDIKSWEIE; this is translated from the coding sequence ATGGTTAAAAAAACAGTGACCAATATCAGGGGTTTTTCTTTGATCGAATTAATGGTTGTCATTGTCATCCTTGGCATTCTTGCCGGAATGATCATGCCCAAGCTGATGGGAAGAACCGACGACGCAAAGCAGGTAAAAGCACAGGTTGATATTGCAGCCCTTACTACGGCGTTGCAGCTTTACAAACTGGACAATGGAGACTATCCCACAACCGAGCAGGGGCTTAAAGCCCTGATTGAGCCGCCGGACAAAGAAGAAGGTACGGGTAACTGGAAAAAGGGCGGGTATCTTGAAAAATCAACTCTGCCAAAAGATCCCTGGAAAAGGCAGTTTATATACCTGAGTCCTGGAATTCACGGAGAATATGATATCATCTCCTATGGGGCGGATGGCGTGCCGGGCGGAGAAGATAAGAACAAGGATATTAAAAGCTGGGAAATTGAATAG